Part of the Nicotiana sylvestris chromosome 2, ASM39365v2, whole genome shotgun sequence genome, TCCCTTATCCAGGTACATACCTCAAAGCTGTCTCAATGTAGTTCTCCTAAAGGGAAATGAAGCTGCAGTTTCTATTATCAATTTTCTTCTGATATGTTTAAGTacttctgtgtatgatttaataTGATTTAGTTAATTGTTTAGTATAGTTAAATATGATTGGAATTGGACTGTGTTATATGATACTAACTGTAGTTTACTAACTATAAATTTTCTGTAGGTGAAGTTTTATATGTAGAATACATGATTGAATTTAGCTTCCTGTCAGGGTAATAGGATAATCTATGTAAATTGGATTTGATTTCTTGTGAGGGAACCTTCTTAGATCTGTAATTAACAGGAATGGGTAATTAGTGATTGTTCACATTTTAACCTGCAGTGTTGgatttgttttgtcaaaaatgtGATTAGTCATTTCATGAAGCATGCTTAGTTTGtgtaaataatattaaaatcaGTAGGTAATTAGAATAGGGTGGATTTTTAGTTAATGTAGGAATGATTACGAAATTAGGATCGCAACCTGTGTTGACGAGTAATCGTTTATCAAATGGCACCACCGTTTAAAGTATACTGTCACTCAAGTTAAAATAATCACCAGATTCTCTATTTTCGCTGCTTTGTTAACATGGTTGGGATCTTGATTCACTTGAATTGGAATTAAAGTATTGGGCCAATGTTGGCCAATAAAAGGCATTCAAGCCCAAAGGTGAAATGGCAGTTGATCCCTTCTAATAAGAGGGGTAGCTGTGGGctttaagttaggtagcgggtcCGAGCTAAAGGGTACTCCCTTTGGTTTGGGCCCAAACTTGAATTTGAAGCCCAATCTCCACAATATCGAGTAAGTAGGATTTTTATCGTTTAGAGacgaaacaaaaaggaaaaccatagTCATCTTAGGATTGACCTTAAATAAATGTTGAGACGAGCCTCACTGAATCAAAATAATTGCGGGCCCTCAATGTGGTTATtaaaaaatgattagaatttgggatggccatttagcaaactccacggtcttccccaaaataatattacgttagaatctttaggcgcgattttaattaaagtaccttcttaaactcgggtgcgcattgatgcgacccaaatccaaatctcgacgaagtcgaaacgtgttggcaatcacgggtgcattgattgcgacgtggttcgaaacgcgttttcacgacgttgcaattcttttaaaataaataatgatagcaAGCGGTTTACGAACAAAAGCACATAGTATAGCATGTatcaaaaatcagataaaattaaatacaacagttaagcgaccgttctagaaccacgaaactcgggaatgcctaataccttctcccgggttaacagaattccttactcggatttctggttcgcggactgttaacagagtcataaatttcctcggttcgggattcaaccggtgacttgggacaccattaatctcccaagtggcgactctgaataatcaATAATTAAATcctgttccgattgtcctttaattggaaaaactcctttacgccctttacgggtgtagaaaaaggaggtgtgacaacgggCAGCACcccaggtatttgctctatgcggtcactttgctccttgagctatttctgcaatgttagtactaaattttgtaaatcagaattgactaagttacccGGTACTCCCTCTTGTGATTCGCTGAGGGTTCCACCACTACCTGAATTAACAAGCCTAGAGCGAGGGTTCTCCAATGTCTTGTTATTTGGAGTGGGTCTGGTTGGTGCAGCTGGTAACTGGCTAGCAAAAGCCTCAAGAACTTTATTGACCTGTTCAGTAATTAGTTTTTGCAAAGCTTCATcgatagcttcaacattttcaaattgagcgttttcatttgcatgagatccatcaggagtgcCTTCTCGAGACCGCCGAGGAGAGCTTTATGGAGAAGGGACTGGGGTGTGATTATCCTGTAAATTTCCCTGAAGTTGTTGTTTTCCTTGATTTCCTTGAATGTTGTCATTATTGTTCGACATAGTTGATGAAACAAGGAAAGTTAAACTAAAAaagaatagattatcagattcccagtaacggaaccaatttatttaaccaaaaagtgaaatttcggtcaaagctttaatttagaagaactcgggttactgataatcaaaaaatGTATAAGAGAATgtaatttggctagcaataagATAATTAGAAGAAGATAAAGTAAACCAATGTATTCAGatagtctttttttttttgtcctTACAATTGACCCATCCTTTATCTTTTATAGCTATCTTGAAAATATGCATTTTGCCTTTGTCATATAaggccattatagacaattaaagacattaaatgttatgttacataatcattgtattttAATACATATTCTCTaatgtttttagtatttaatgctcattaaatactgtatttgtactctcttgtgctgtcagattcattctccttgattCTTGAACTTAAATAGGTACCGGCGTTAAATCTTTTGAGTATCCGCTCGTGCCTCCTCTTATGCCTCCGCTCGTATCTGTTACAACTCTTGCCTCTTTGTCATTCATAACTCTTTGATCAGTCTACGTGTCATAACACGTTATTTTCCAActactttaatatgtaaactcaattttttctAATACACCAACTATTTTCCACATGCGTAGGAATTAGTAGAACCGCGCTTGGATAAGAATGCGGAGAACTGCCATCATTAAACAAAGAGCATATGCTTTTGTTAATTCCTTTCATGGTTTTAATTTATTATATGTCTCCATTCTCCCCACTAGAGGAAGACCCAcccccacaaaaaaaaaaaaaaaaaaaaaaaaaaaaacttgggtGAGCTAATAATTTGGAGTCCATCTCTTCAACCAATTGACTTGTGATTAAACCCTATATACATGCATCTTAAGTGGTAAATGGCTTACGTAGATATACTCCCACATTTCTCTACCTTTTATATTTTTGGTCAATTTTATTGCTTCAATCCGTTAAAAGGATCTAAAGAAACAACTCAAAATTAAGAAAGTGGACATTGTGGGTGAACTAGCTTTCACCTTTCACGTGTTACACTTCTCACCTCGAATATAACTCTAAAgcctaaataaaataaaataaaaataacccccaccctcccccccccccccggcgcCTCGGATGATGAATATTCGATTATGTACAGAGATCGAAACAAACTCATGTTCATATCCCTTCACGCCACTTGAAGGGCAGTATAACGTAAATTTGGCAAAATTTCCAGAAAATCCATGGTAAGCATAGATGCCCTTGGCCTCGGCAATCGGCTTGATGAATATTCTTGATCAGACGATAATGGGAATTTAGCAGTAGTACTACTACTCATACGTTCAAATGTTTTAAGCCATTTAGCTTGCATGTATTTATGTTTCCGCCATGGTGCCATGTGTATTTTCTTCTCCTTCATACATTTTTTAGCAGCGTTGCACAAAATCTTGATTAGTGACATTAATCTCTCTATTTTTCCAACAAATACTTCTGGTAGGCATTTAATTAGTTGATTGTACTCCTCGCTTGCTTTGGCTATTTCAAACTCTGCTCGCAAGTTTAATTCAATAATAATCCTCACTTCCCCCTTTTTAGGGTTGGAATTGTCCACCACGTCTATAAATGTGTGTTCACCTGTAACATGCATGGTATACAGAACAAGTTAGTTCAAGATTATCTATTGGAGTAATTAATTAGCATTATGCATTTATGCTAGTGGTACATATATAAAATAATGCCCTAGCATTAGATCACaacttttgttttattattagaTGTATGAAAATCATGTTGTACTTCACGTGCATGGATTTGACAAAGAAAATTTACAAGTTAGGCATAGAGGCGCCGGCCATAAAGGAACATTGAAAGGTTTAGGGGAAAGTGATACTTTAATTTGATATTCTACATTTAGTTTGGTACTAAAAATATCTTTTCCAGCTGTTCGAAGAATTAAAATATCAAGAATATGTCGTTGCCATACAAAAATAAAGATCTTTTTAGATAGATGAATGGTGATGGAGCTAGCTGTTCATCTACAATATTTATAGTTGTATATTTTTAAAGTATTCATGTCTTTTTTACTTTATCTTTACAAATATcataaatgtaaataacgacttgTAAGTAAATTTTTGCAAGATTATTACCTGAAGGAATATCTGGTGAGCTCCTCCACTTAGACTTGCAAATTGCAGAGTTAAAACCTCCATTTTGTAGACGACTACACAACTCTTGCATAACACAGTTCCGGCAGCCGTTGTTGCTCATTTTCCGGCAAGAGCAGCCATTCTCCGactgctttgtttcttttacaGTTTCTTTAGTAATTCTTCGGATTTGTGTTTCTAATGATGTTGTCCGGCATAGTACAGCctgcaaaaacaaaaaatataagtACCCTAATTATGCATGGTTCGCGAAAAAAAAATGTTCTTAAAGGAGAAGATAAAAATAAGAAATGTTCCTTAAGATTTACAAATTAAAGAGAGCTAAATTAGGAAATCCAATAGACCCATTAAGATCTTTATTACATTCCTTtctaaaaagaaacaaaaaataacgAAAAATAAAGCgattgaaaagaaagaagacaaaGGCGGCGTTATGCATTTGAGTTTTTCTTTTTCCTGAGAATTTAAGAAAGAGAACGAGGAGCTGAAACTTACTTGCAAAAGTTGATGTTGAGTTTCCCAGAATTCATTGTCTTCAACATTTTCATTGATTTCTttctcttcatcttcatcttgGTCTCTAACATAAACATCATCATTAATACTTTCCGGCGACGAACTTTGACCCTCCTCATCAAGAAAGCTGAAAACGGTGTCTGAATTATTAATTGCAGGCTCGCCGGAAAAATCAGTTTCCCGGTTATCCCACGTCAGAATCCGGTGACTTAGAGGTCTCCTAGCCATTATTCCGACCATGGTCTCCAAATTCTTTTAAtgggataaagaaaagaaaagctctCTTAAAATATTTGTATTATGACCATTCTTAGGAACTGGCTTTATATACCACGACCATGCCCAAAAATATGGGACCCGCAAGTCTTACGTGGATGGCTCATGCACATGAGGAGTGGAGCCTTCATTTATCAGAGTAAATCGAAATGGCCTAAACGTACACCGTTACAGCATGGTTCCACATCAGTTTAGGTCAATTATTTCTCAAGTTTACGCCTATTTTGTTATGGATATACTCGAATATTCTGGTATTGTATTTACATGCATATTTAAAGAATTGCATTATATTCGGATATCCTATCCTAATCTCGTGGGATGCTGGCCCACTAATGAGACTGAACGAAGAAGTGGCAACATGTGGACCCATGATATTTTGATGTTTATCGAGATGTTGGTCACTATAATATGGTTTATGCATTAGAATATCCTTATTAGTGTAACATAACGATACTTACATCTATATATTTTGCCTCACTAACCATAGCAATCGAATTTCCAAGTTAATTTCAGACTATTAGTactcatttcatttcaatttagatgacacacTTCCTTATTAGTTCgtttcaaagaaaataacatatttttataattgaaaataattcaacttaaACTTATTATCTTACCCATTTTATCTTAAcgagaagcttttataatcacacTAATGTCACAACCCACAAAGTTTTTACACTTTAAAATTTTTAAGATTATAAATTTCAAAAATCTCCCTttttattactccctccgttccagttcatgtgaacttatttcctttttggtccgttttaaaaagaatgacccctttctaaatttagaaacaatttagcttaatcTTACAATTCTACCATAAGtttttataaccatacaaatactctggcccctttttaacttgtttaggaccacaaattcaaaaagactcattttttcttaatttttgtgCCCAATCaaatatgttcacataaattgcAATGAAGGAAGTATTAAATTATGTGACGAGTAAAATTATCTCATCTAAATTAAAACGGAGAAAGTATATATAGAATGACTGTATATACTCCGTAAGTGTAGCTTGAGATATATTTTGTAGCAGTGCTAGTGTTAGAAGTGAGTAGGCGTCGACGACATCATAACTGGCGCCGATAATGAAACTGAAGTTTATCGGATGAAGTGGGGTCCGGCGTACCCACCCACCTAACAACAAATGATTGATTAACAATTGACGGAGGAGGAATCGCTGCATATACGCGGCGTCCCGCCAATGGTTTTTGTTATCACCGAATGAATTAATGTGGACGAATATCGCATATGGATTGAGGAGAAATCCAGAAAGACTCCTCATGGGCATATTGGACATTTAAATCTTCAATTATTTGGTCTGAGTCACTCTTGAGTCAGTCTCTTACTATTCAATTACAATTATGTTTCCAACTAGCCCAAAACGCTTTTGATGTTTTTTGGGACAAAAATCACTTTTGTACtgcttaaaaaaaaattacataaatgagtaaaagattgataagaagaagagagaagtatgaacgtaagTTTGAAGATTGAATGAGttttcataaaattgaaacgcctttaaataaggcaagtccgaatgtaaaacgcagtacaatactacaTTTTATATATTGAaatattgttatgtcagttcattATTGGTGGGCCAAAAACcagagtaaaacgcagtataatacggCGAACAGCTTtataaaatgcagtattatactgtgaattacaaaaaaaaattgatgtaaaacgcagtactatactgcaaATTACGTTAACGGAAATTAGTCCgttaaagtaaaatgcagtaccatactgcattttactttaatttttttttgtaattcgcagtacCGTTGATGGGGCATGGAAGCGATCCGACAATTAgaaccacgagcctatacttggttgatgggGCATGAGCTTCGCGTGTGGACATTACATGCTAATGGCGGAAGACGATGGGGAGACCTCACTACAAacgtgtcggagtcattcaacggcttgttgaagtctgcccgtggactgcctgtcactgccatggtccgcatgac contains:
- the LOC104222231 gene encoding uncharacterized protein, whose translation is MVGIMARRPLSHRILTWDNRETDFSGEPAINNSDTVFSFLDEEGQSSSPESINDDVYVRDQDEDEEKEINENVEDNEFWETQHQLLQAVLCRTTSLETQIRRITKETVKETKQSENGCSCRKMSNNGCRNCVMQELCSRLQNGGFNSAICKSKWRSSPDIPSGEHTFIDVVDNSNPKKGEVRIIIELNLRAEFEIAKASEEYNQLIKCLPEVFVGKIERLMSLIKILCNAAKKCMKEKKIHMAPWRKHKYMQAKWLKTFERMSSSTTAKFPLSSDQEYSSSRLPRPRASMLTMDFLEILPNLRYTALQVA